Proteins encoded by one window of Cloeon dipterum chromosome 4, ieCloDipt1.1, whole genome shotgun sequence:
- the LOC135941983 gene encoding bridge-like lipid transfer protein family member 3B isoform X4: MVTLIKNQIFKHLSRFTKNLSPDRINLSTLKGEGELSNLELDENVLTDLLELPSWLRLTSAWCNRVCFRIQWTNIKTVPIVLRLDEVQVVVETCPDLRSMSANQGLSSMSSGRYSFIHKVIDGMTVTVNAVLVTFKSPAFVASVQVSRIVAESKTPTWKRNDLRMTRVKDSVRGEILLFKEVEWQTVRIEAKSTENPSLTPLRLLTNQARCRITIKKRLSDCFVLGSRLVLILEDLLWVLTDSQLRAALYFVESLAGLVQKATDITRKRKAARKIEMLPEYQAWVSQQARQQNTKKSAISKVFSQCDVIETSFHFLSEQIDLHLCDDEGDGRSSHPHLKDGGAFQIRLHHFKVDFYPYHLSLSDRKHWPSYEEDIHAQWLEQALTSFKATFMEAMDAGTNSHTPLSRAEPHMDDLRSPGSKGPDFQNANGQHNAVKNYITSHLAKLMSSCVVLRLEDVTLFKVSTTSRKQAPKEFLSTRRKKKRNIKPGDKELYKLPEEMSLIHAEFTYFYYPDDIPFPLPPPQFYVYCNPVQIHFDMLTVLWLQSFGLYLLRTLSALTENASANTNTNDLFNIDVRMEAIMPRIIMSESSAHEGVTSSRMQRDRPQFLQLQTSKITVTNIRSRTVGSRADLATCLNDLQQGELFFNSGFPTKEGDKSAVVERLLRHVNASDNLRRQADLSSLTMEEVMQGLSRELFWVDAKDIWFVQLDPAWVEFTGMKSTARPVPLLDAVPVTVWLCLIDQKHIHAVTHIPSLVSVQLNHYQFLFISRLLDDISELTTFLQMDSKKITGEEGGCICVGTALPQVEVTFVMPAHCHAKESFDLDSVIPDSSSLADIPNIPITPPKSAYEPKETDSDIVHGDQVFFEETSFIPENAVGAAEPLPPETPSFKSNFSTFSKGLASGFSTLITSFDATKGAEDGLDNMSVRSDGSSDSERFVVVNLEQQNRTDILNAMFVIPASNRAARPMVDEASEVLEEADDASLHSEMSILRRSDPVKLPISVTTVKLSRVEAIYQSQGFKSCLRLQCSGISSEECGSIPWDEFQSKFSSRTRAWCDERDLARRCSIKARLDRAPDTDPEPGTFDTTNMASIIRQLFTEHLAAEIANVNLSMSMVSVSGLADLLDDEIMPKPVPMEVVLENVQMHLSEDRSAVSQLAGSASNMPINVCISKLKVSRTASGAFFIEPAGGSAAGAGISVSPTSSQFEVEVARRKAAELTRENEELRRRLLAAERLFTEEKQRLGAKIDELHGERMALEVSLRKMNLTQAAAQMANQSAPAPTPTAPKVAQQTPLKR, translated from the exons ATGGTCACTTTAATTAAGAACCAGATCTTTAAACATCTCTCAAG GTTCACAAAGAATCTGTCTCCGGACCGCATCAACCTGAGCACCCTGAAGGGCGAGGGCGAGCTGAGCAACCTAGAGTTGGACGAGAACGTCCTCACCGACCTGCTGGAACTGCCCAGTTGGCTGCGGCTCACGAGTGCCTGGTGCAACCGCGTCTGCTTCCGCATCCAATGGACGAACATCAAAACCGTGCCCATAGTCTTG CGACTGGACGAGGTGCAAGTAGTTGTAGAGACATGTCCGGATCTGCGTTCCATGTCTGCGAATCAGGGGCTGTCGTCGATGTCCAGTGGCCGCTACAGTTTCATCCACAAAGTGATAGACGGCATGACCGTCACCGTGAACGCTGTGCTGGTCACATTCAAGAGCCCGGCGTTTGTGGCCTCTGTTCAG GTTTCCAGGATAGTTGCAGAATCAAAAACTCCGACCTGGAAGCGGAATGACCTGAGAATGACCAGAGTAAAAGACTCGGTTCGCGGcgaaattttacttttcaaagaGGTGGAGTGGCAAACGGTTAGAATAGAGGCCAAGTCAACGGAAAATCCGTCTCTCACTCCTCTTCGTCTCCTTACTAATCAGGCTAGATGTCGAATTACGATTAAAAAACGACTGTCAG ACTGTTTTGTCTTGGGATCTCGTCTTGTTTTGATTCTGGAGGACCTTCTGTGGGTGCTCACTGACTCGCAACTCAGAGCGGCGCTCTATTTTGTTGAGTCGCTCGCCGGTCTGGTGCAAAAAGCAACAGACATCACTAGAAAACGGAAGGCAGCTAGGAAAATCGAG ATGCTGCCAGAGTACCAGGCATGGGTGTCGCAGCAAGCTCGCCAGCAGAACACAAAGAAAAGTGCCATCAGCAAGGTGTTCAGCCAGTGCGACGTGATCGAAACGTCATTCCACTTTCTCTCGGAGCAAATCGACCTGCACCTGTGCGACGACGAGGGTGACGGCAGGTCAAGCCACCCTCACTTAAAGGACGGCGGTGCCTTCCAGATCCGGCTGCACCATTTCAAGGTGGACTTCTACCCCTACCACTTATCTCTGAGCGACCGCAAGCACTGGCCCAGCTACGAGGAGGACATCCATGCTCAGTGGCTGGAGCAGGCGCTCACCAGCTTCAAGGCCACTTTTATGGAGGCCATGGACGCTGGGACCAACTCGCACACACCCCTTTCCAGGGCTGAGCCGCACATGGATGACCTTCGCTCGCCG GGTTCCAAGGGTCCCGACTTCCAGAATGCCAACGGCCAGCACAACGCCGTGAAAAACTATATCACCAGCCACCTGGCCAAACTGATGTCCTCGTGCGTGGTGTTGCGCCTGGAGGACGTTACGCTGTTCAAGGTATCGACCACGTCGAGGAAGCAGGCCCCGAAGGAATTCCTCTCCA CTCGCaggaaaaagaagagaaacaTTAAGCCAG GTGACAAAGAGCTGTACAAGTTGCCAGAGGAGATGTCACTCATCCATGCAGAGTTCACCTACTTTTATTACCCTGATGACATCCCCTTCCCAC TGCCTCCACCTCAGTTCTACGTCTACTGCAATCCTGTTCAAATCCACTTTGATATGCTCACCGTATTGTGGCTCCAGTCGTTCGGTCTTTACTTGCTGAGAACCCTCAGTGCTCTGACCGAAAACGCTTCTGCAAATACGAACACTAACGATCTCTTTAACATTGATGTTCGAATGGAAGCGATCATGCCACGG ATAATCATGAGTGAGAGCTCTGCTCACGAGGGAGTGACTTCTTCCAGAATGCAAAGAGACCGTCCACAGTTTCTCCAGCTGCAGACCTCAAAGATAACCGTGACAAACATCAGGTCGAGAACGGTCGGCTCTCGAGCCGACTTGGCCACATGTCTGAACGATCTCCAGCAGGGTGAACTGTTCTTCAACTCTGGCTTTCCCACCAAAGAGGGAGACAAGTCTGCCGTGGTTGAACGATTGCTGCGGCATGTCAATG CGAGTGACAACCTACGTCGCCAAGCCGACCTGTCCAGCCTGACAATGGAGGAGGTGATGCAAGGACTGAGTCGGGAGCTCTTCTGGGTGGACGCCAAGGACATCTGGTTCGTGCAGCTGGACCCAGCGTGGGTTGAGTTCACTGGGATGAAGTCGACAGCGCGGCCGGTGCCGCTTCTGGACGCAGTGCCAGTCACGGTGTGGCTGTGCCTGATCGACCAGAAGCACATCCACGCCGTGACGCACATTCCTAGCCTGGTGAGCGTGCAGCTGAATCACTACCAGTTCCTATTCATCTCGCGGCTGCTGGACGACATCTCCGAGCTGACCACCTTCCTGCAGATGGACTCGAAGAAGATCACTGGCGAGGAGGGCGGCTGCATTTGCGTCGGCACGGCTTTACCACAG GTTGAGGTGACATTCGTGATGCCGGCGCACTGCCACGCCAAGGAGTCGTTCGACTTGGACTCAGTCATCCCAGACAGCTCGAGTTTGGCCGACATCCCCAACATTCCCATCACACCGCCGAAAAGCGCTTACGAGCCCAAAGAAACAGACTCGGACATAGTGCACGGCGACCAGGTCTTCTTTGAAGAGACGAGTTTTATTCCTGAAAATGCAGTGGGGGCCGCCGAGCCGCTGCCTCCCGAGACCCCCTCGTTCAAGAGCAACTTCAGCACCTTCTCTAAGGGCCTGGCCAGCGGCTTCTCCACGCTGATCACCTCGTTTGATGCGACCAAGGGCGCTGAGGACGGCCTGGACAACATGTCGGTCCGCAGCGATGGCAGCTCGGACAGCGAGCGTTTCGTCGTCGTAAATTTGGAGCAGCAGAACCGCACAGACATCCTCAACGCCATGTTTGTTATCCCTGCGTCAAACAGGGCTGCCAGGCCGATGGTCGACGAGGCCAGTGAGGTTTTGGAGGAGGCGGACGACGCCTCTCTGCACTCGGAAATGAGCATTTTACGCCGCTCTGACCCGGTAAAACTTccg atcaGCGTGACTACTGTGAAGCTGAGTCGAGTGGAGGCGATCTACCAGTCACAAGGGTTCAAGTCCTGCCTCAGGCTGCAGTGCTCCGGAATTTCATCTGAGGAATGCGGAAGTATTCCTTGGGACGAGTTTCAG AGTAAATTCTCTTCGCGCACCCGAGCATGGTGCGACGAGCGAGATTTGGCGCGGCGTTGCAGCATCAAGGCTCGCCTGGACAGGGCGCCTGACACAGACCCTGAGCCTGGAACCTTTGACACCACCAACATGGCGAGCATCATTCGACAGCTCTTTACGGAACACCTCGCCGCCGAAATCGCCAATGTGAATCTCTCCATGTCCATGGTTTCCGTGTCTGGACTGGCGGATCTCTTGGACGATGAAATCATGCCAAAGCCCGTTCCCATGGAG GTGGTGCTGGAAAACGTGCAGATGCACCTGAGCGAAGACAGGTCTGCAGTGAGCCAGCTGGCCGGTTCGGCCAGCAACATGCCAATCAACGTGTGCATATCAAAACTGAAGGTGTCGCGGACAGCGTCAGGCGCGTTCTTCATCGAGCCGGCCGGGGGCAGTGCGGCGGGGGCGGGCATCTCGGTCAGCCCGACGAGCAGCCAGTTCGAGGTGGAGGTGGCCCGGCGAAAGGCTGCTGAGCTCACGAGGGAGAACGAGGAGCTGCGCAGAAGACTGCTGGCCGCCGAGCGCCTCTTCACCGAAGAGAAGCAGAGGCTCGGCGCCAAGATTGACGAGCTGCACGGCGAGCGAATGGCGCTCGAGGTGTCGCTGCGAAAGATGAACCTGACGCAGGCGGCTGCCCAGATGGCCAACCAGTCGGCCCCCGCCCCCACCCCCACCGCCCCCAAGGTTGCCCAGCAGACGCCCCTCAAGAGATAG